A section of the Macadamia integrifolia cultivar HAES 741 chromosome 9, SCU_Mint_v3, whole genome shotgun sequence genome encodes:
- the LOC122089059 gene encoding calmodulin-binding protein 60 D-like isoform X3: MKVKAEKRVSICSAISTYFLCKECYSVLTQKSQTQVREEVERVILPYIQSSPRPSINQIEASGSRGWQLHFIGTLPSTFFTNSKIEAENGTPIRIVICDASSKSFITSGPLSSVKVDIVVLDGDFGEQEDWTAEQFHASVICEREGKRPLLTGNLVVTLRGGEGYLGDIAFTDNSSWIRSRKFRLGARVNRSFSSEERIREARSEAFIVKDHRGELYKKHYPPSFGDEVWRLEKIGKDGSFHNRLAAHGIKTVQDFLRYLITDQSFLRSIFGNGMSNKTWDTIVDHAKTCVLDNKLYMYCDGGKRVGLLFNSIYNVLGIIFDGHSYQPLDDLTASQMICVERLKQHAYRNMKEMIEIDGPLNDGNLRQLPVPPAASLQGSSQALQHPDFPIILQEQLPMQPGFNSLTNISASVMEGHGELEETAVTQGHHSVQVCTPIQRNSFNMNDSCIGPYVKDGNEWAPGGPLVPAVSAGHLAGDDISQVQWQGLFPVDTSWGQGNGMFVDSSEEANMGLLSSLPDLSVQIPRTCKPNMGWFKLRAAIKWGISVRRDVAARRRASLPQFYQYC; encoded by the exons ATGAAAGTGAAGGCTGAAAAGCGCGTTTCAATTTGCTCTGCAATTTCCACCTACTTTCTCTGCAAAGAATGCTACTCAGTCCTTACTCAAAAGTCTCAAACTCAG GTGCGAGAGGAGGTGGAACGTGTAATTTTACCCTATATCCAATCTTCCCCCAG ACCTTCCATTAACCAGATTGAGGCATCTGGATCAAGAGGCTGGCAGTTGCATTTTATTGGTACGTTGCCCAGTACGTTTTTCACAAACAGCAAAATAGAAGCTGAGAATGGTACACCCATTCGAATAGTTATTTGTGATGCTAGTTCCAAGAGTTTTATCACATCCGGTCCTTTATCATCAGTAAAGGTAGATATTGTTGTCCTTGACGGTGATTTTGGCGAACAAGAAGATTGGACTGCGGAGCAATTTCATGCAAGTGTCATATGTGAAAGAGAAGGTAAACGACCATTGCTGACGGGGAATCTAGTAGTTACACTGAGAGGTGGAGAAGGTTATCTTGGTGACATTGCTTTTACAGATAACTCCAGTTGGATACGAAGTCGAAAATTTAGATTAGGAGCTAGAGTTAACCGAAGTTTCAGTTCTGAAGAAAGAATTAGAGAAGCAAGAAGTGAAGCTTTTATTGTAAAAGATCACCGCGGAGAAT TGTATAAGAAGCACTACCCTCCATCCTTTGGTGATGAAGTATGGCGTCTGGAAAAGATTGGAAAAGATGGTTCCTTTCATAATCGGCTTGCTGCTCATGGAATTAAAACGGTGCAGGATTTTCTGCGGTATCTGATAACTGACCAATCCTTTCTACGCAGT ATTTTTGGCAATGGGATGTCAAACAAGACCTGGGATACAATTGTTGATCATGCGAAAACTTGTGTTTTAGATAATAAGCTGTACATGTATTGTGATGGTGGGAAACGGGTTGGGCTTCTGTTCAATTCCATTTACAATGTTCTTGGGATAATATTTGATGGCCACAGCTATCAGCCGCTGGATGACCTCACCGCATCTCAGATG ATTTGTGTGGAGCGTTTGAAGCAGCATGCTTACAGAAACATGAAGGAGATGATTGAGATTGATGGACCTTTGAATGATGGAAATCTGAGGCAGTTGCCTGTGCCACCAGCTGCCTCCTTGCAAGGATCAAGCCAGGCTTTGCAGCATCCCGACTTCCCAATCATTCTTCAAG AGCAACTCCCAATGCAACCAGGCTTCAATTCTTTGACAAACATATCAGCATCTGTTATGGAAGGTCATGGTGAATTGGAAGAAACTGCTGTGACTCAAGGTCATCATTCGGTGCAAGTATGCACACCAATCCAAAGGAACAGCTTTAACATGAATGATTCTTGCATTGGACCTTATGTGAAGGATGGAAACGAGTGGGCTCCAGGCGGGCCTTTGGTACCTGCTGTCTCTGCTGGACATCTAGCAGGTGATGACATTTCTCAGGTTCAGTGGCAGGGTTTATTTCCAGTTGACACATCATGGGGGCAGGGGAATGGAATGTTTGTGGACTCAAGTGAGGAAGCAAATATGGGCTTACTTTCTTCTCTGCCTGATTTAAGTGTACAAATTCCTAGGACTTGTAAGCCAAACATGGGATGGTTTAAGCTTAGGGCAGCTATTAAGTGGGGAATATCAGTTCGAAGGGATGTTGCTGCGAGAAGGAGGGCAAGTCTTCCACAGTTTTATCAGTATTGTTAA
- the LOC122089059 gene encoding calmodulin-binding protein 60 D-like isoform X2, with protein sequence MYLHEENDGLDVQVQESKRCHTLSTVVRELMQGLSMQEFYAKLEPFLRNVVREEVERVILPYIQSSPRPSINQIEASGSRGWQLHFIGTLPSTFFTNSKIEAENGTPIRIVICDASSKSFITSGPLSSVKVDIVVLDGDFGEQEDWTAEQFHASVICEREGKRPLLTGNLVVTLRGGEGYLGDIAFTDNSSWIRSRKFRLGARVNRSFSSEERIREARSEAFIVKDHRGELYKKHYPPSFGDEVWRLEKIGKDGSFHNRLAAHGIKTVQDFLRYLITDQSFLRSIFGNGMSNKTWDTIVDHAKTCVLDNKLYMYCDGGKRVGLLFNSIYNVLGIIFDGHSYQPLDDLTASQMICVERLKQHAYRNMKEMIEIDGPLNDGNLRQLPVPPAASLQGSSQALQHPDFPIILQEQLPMQPGFNSLTNISASVMEGHGELEETAVTQGHHSVQVCTPIQRNSFNMNDSCIGPYVKDGNEWAPGGPLVPAVSAGHLAGDDISQVQWQGLFPVDTSWGQGNGMFVDSSEEANMGLLSSLPDLSVQIPRTCKPNMGWFKLRAAIKWGISVRRDVAARRRASLPQFYQYC encoded by the exons at GTATCTTCACGAGGAGAATGATGGTTTAGACGTTCAAGTTCAGGAATCAAAGCGTTGTCATACACTATCAAC TGTTGTGAGAGAGCTGATGCAAGGATTGTCCATGCAAGAATTCTATGCAAAGTTGGAACCTTTTCTGAGAAATGTG GTGCGAGAGGAGGTGGAACGTGTAATTTTACCCTATATCCAATCTTCCCCCAG ACCTTCCATTAACCAGATTGAGGCATCTGGATCAAGAGGCTGGCAGTTGCATTTTATTGGTACGTTGCCCAGTACGTTTTTCACAAACAGCAAAATAGAAGCTGAGAATGGTACACCCATTCGAATAGTTATTTGTGATGCTAGTTCCAAGAGTTTTATCACATCCGGTCCTTTATCATCAGTAAAGGTAGATATTGTTGTCCTTGACGGTGATTTTGGCGAACAAGAAGATTGGACTGCGGAGCAATTTCATGCAAGTGTCATATGTGAAAGAGAAGGTAAACGACCATTGCTGACGGGGAATCTAGTAGTTACACTGAGAGGTGGAGAAGGTTATCTTGGTGACATTGCTTTTACAGATAACTCCAGTTGGATACGAAGTCGAAAATTTAGATTAGGAGCTAGAGTTAACCGAAGTTTCAGTTCTGAAGAAAGAATTAGAGAAGCAAGAAGTGAAGCTTTTATTGTAAAAGATCACCGCGGAGAAT TGTATAAGAAGCACTACCCTCCATCCTTTGGTGATGAAGTATGGCGTCTGGAAAAGATTGGAAAAGATGGTTCCTTTCATAATCGGCTTGCTGCTCATGGAATTAAAACGGTGCAGGATTTTCTGCGGTATCTGATAACTGACCAATCCTTTCTACGCAGT ATTTTTGGCAATGGGATGTCAAACAAGACCTGGGATACAATTGTTGATCATGCGAAAACTTGTGTTTTAGATAATAAGCTGTACATGTATTGTGATGGTGGGAAACGGGTTGGGCTTCTGTTCAATTCCATTTACAATGTTCTTGGGATAATATTTGATGGCCACAGCTATCAGCCGCTGGATGACCTCACCGCATCTCAGATG ATTTGTGTGGAGCGTTTGAAGCAGCATGCTTACAGAAACATGAAGGAGATGATTGAGATTGATGGACCTTTGAATGATGGAAATCTGAGGCAGTTGCCTGTGCCACCAGCTGCCTCCTTGCAAGGATCAAGCCAGGCTTTGCAGCATCCCGACTTCCCAATCATTCTTCAAG AGCAACTCCCAATGCAACCAGGCTTCAATTCTTTGACAAACATATCAGCATCTGTTATGGAAGGTCATGGTGAATTGGAAGAAACTGCTGTGACTCAAGGTCATCATTCGGTGCAAGTATGCACACCAATCCAAAGGAACAGCTTTAACATGAATGATTCTTGCATTGGACCTTATGTGAAGGATGGAAACGAGTGGGCTCCAGGCGGGCCTTTGGTACCTGCTGTCTCTGCTGGACATCTAGCAGGTGATGACATTTCTCAGGTTCAGTGGCAGGGTTTATTTCCAGTTGACACATCATGGGGGCAGGGGAATGGAATGTTTGTGGACTCAAGTGAGGAAGCAAATATGGGCTTACTTTCTTCTCTGCCTGATTTAAGTGTACAAATTCCTAGGACTTGTAAGCCAAACATGGGATGGTTTAAGCTTAGGGCAGCTATTAAGTGGGGAATATCAGTTCGAAGGGATGTTGCTGCGAGAAGGAGGGCAAGTCTTCCACAGTTTTATCAGTATTGTTAA
- the LOC122089059 gene encoding calmodulin-binding protein 60 D-like isoform X6, protein MVPKRYLHEENDGLDVQVQESKRCHTLSTVVRELMQGLSMQEFYAKLEPFLRNVVREEVERVILPYIQSSPRPSINQIEASGSRGWQLHFIVKVDIVVLDGDFGEQEDWTAEQFHASVICEREGKRPLLTGNLVVTLRGGEGYLGDIAFTDNSSWIRSRKFRLGARVNRSFSSEERIREARSEAFIVKDHRGELYKKHYPPSFGDEVWRLEKIGKDGSFHNRLAAHGIKTVQDFLRYLITDQSFLRSIFGNGMSNKTWDTIVDHAKTCVLDNKLYMYCDGGKRVGLLFNSIYNVLGIIFDGHSYQPLDDLTASQMICVERLKQHAYRNMKEMIEIDGPLNDGNLRQLPVPPAASLQGSSQALQHPDFPIILQEQLPMQPGFNSLTNISASVMEGHGELEETAVTQGHHSVQVCTPIQRNSFNMNDSCIGPYVKDGNEWAPGGPLVPAVSAGHLAGDDISQVQWQGLFPVDTSWGQGNGMFVDSSEEANMGLLSSLPDLSVQIPRTCKPNMGWFKLRAAIKWGISVRRDVAARRRASLPQFYQYC, encoded by the exons ATGGTACCCAAAAGGTATCTTCACGAGGAGAATGATGGTTTAGACGTTCAAGTTCAGGAATCAAAGCGTTGTCATACACTATCAAC TGTTGTGAGAGAGCTGATGCAAGGATTGTCCATGCAAGAATTCTATGCAAAGTTGGAACCTTTTCTGAGAAATGTG GTGCGAGAGGAGGTGGAACGTGTAATTTTACCCTATATCCAATCTTCCCCCAG ACCTTCCATTAACCAGATTGAGGCATCTGGATCAAGAGGCTGGCAGTTGCATTTTATTG TAAAGGTAGATATTGTTGTCCTTGACGGTGATTTTGGCGAACAAGAAGATTGGACTGCGGAGCAATTTCATGCAAGTGTCATATGTGAAAGAGAAGGTAAACGACCATTGCTGACGGGGAATCTAGTAGTTACACTGAGAGGTGGAGAAGGTTATCTTGGTGACATTGCTTTTACAGATAACTCCAGTTGGATACGAAGTCGAAAATTTAGATTAGGAGCTAGAGTTAACCGAAGTTTCAGTTCTGAAGAAAGAATTAGAGAAGCAAGAAGTGAAGCTTTTATTGTAAAAGATCACCGCGGAGAAT TGTATAAGAAGCACTACCCTCCATCCTTTGGTGATGAAGTATGGCGTCTGGAAAAGATTGGAAAAGATGGTTCCTTTCATAATCGGCTTGCTGCTCATGGAATTAAAACGGTGCAGGATTTTCTGCGGTATCTGATAACTGACCAATCCTTTCTACGCAGT ATTTTTGGCAATGGGATGTCAAACAAGACCTGGGATACAATTGTTGATCATGCGAAAACTTGTGTTTTAGATAATAAGCTGTACATGTATTGTGATGGTGGGAAACGGGTTGGGCTTCTGTTCAATTCCATTTACAATGTTCTTGGGATAATATTTGATGGCCACAGCTATCAGCCGCTGGATGACCTCACCGCATCTCAGATG ATTTGTGTGGAGCGTTTGAAGCAGCATGCTTACAGAAACATGAAGGAGATGATTGAGATTGATGGACCTTTGAATGATGGAAATCTGAGGCAGTTGCCTGTGCCACCAGCTGCCTCCTTGCAAGGATCAAGCCAGGCTTTGCAGCATCCCGACTTCCCAATCATTCTTCAAG AGCAACTCCCAATGCAACCAGGCTTCAATTCTTTGACAAACATATCAGCATCTGTTATGGAAGGTCATGGTGAATTGGAAGAAACTGCTGTGACTCAAGGTCATCATTCGGTGCAAGTATGCACACCAATCCAAAGGAACAGCTTTAACATGAATGATTCTTGCATTGGACCTTATGTGAAGGATGGAAACGAGTGGGCTCCAGGCGGGCCTTTGGTACCTGCTGTCTCTGCTGGACATCTAGCAGGTGATGACATTTCTCAGGTTCAGTGGCAGGGTTTATTTCCAGTTGACACATCATGGGGGCAGGGGAATGGAATGTTTGTGGACTCAAGTGAGGAAGCAAATATGGGCTTACTTTCTTCTCTGCCTGATTTAAGTGTACAAATTCCTAGGACTTGTAAGCCAAACATGGGATGGTTTAAGCTTAGGGCAGCTATTAAGTGGGGAATATCAGTTCGAAGGGATGTTGCTGCGAGAAGGAGGGCAAGTCTTCCACAGTTTTATCAGTATTGTTAA
- the LOC122089059 gene encoding calmodulin-binding protein 60 D-like isoform X7 gives MVPKRYLHEENDGLDVQVQESKRCHTLSTVVRELMQGLSMQEFYAKLEPFLRNVVREEVERVILPYIQSSPRPSINQIEASGSRGWQLHFIVKVDIVVLDGDFGEQEDWTAEQFHASVICEREDNSSWIRSRKFRLGARVNRSFSSEERIREARSEAFIVKDHRGELYKKHYPPSFGDEVWRLEKIGKDGSFHNRLAAHGIKTVQDFLRYLITDQSFLRSIFGNGMSNKTWDTIVDHAKTCVLDNKLYMYCDGGKRVGLLFNSIYNVLGIIFDGHSYQPLDDLTASQMICVERLKQHAYRNMKEMIEIDGPLNDGNLRQLPVPPAASLQGSSQALQHPDFPIILQEQLPMQPGFNSLTNISASVMEGHGELEETAVTQGHHSVQVCTPIQRNSFNMNDSCIGPYVKDGNEWAPGGPLVPAVSAGHLAGDDISQVQWQGLFPVDTSWGQGNGMFVDSSEEANMGLLSSLPDLSVQIPRTCKPNMGWFKLRAAIKWGISVRRDVAARRRASLPQFYQYC, from the exons ATGGTACCCAAAAGGTATCTTCACGAGGAGAATGATGGTTTAGACGTTCAAGTTCAGGAATCAAAGCGTTGTCATACACTATCAAC TGTTGTGAGAGAGCTGATGCAAGGATTGTCCATGCAAGAATTCTATGCAAAGTTGGAACCTTTTCTGAGAAATGTG GTGCGAGAGGAGGTGGAACGTGTAATTTTACCCTATATCCAATCTTCCCCCAG ACCTTCCATTAACCAGATTGAGGCATCTGGATCAAGAGGCTGGCAGTTGCATTTTATTG TAAAGGTAGATATTGTTGTCCTTGACGGTGATTTTGGCGAACAAGAAGATTGGACTGCGGAGCAATTTCATGCAAGTGTCATATGTGAAAGAGAAG ATAACTCCAGTTGGATACGAAGTCGAAAATTTAGATTAGGAGCTAGAGTTAACCGAAGTTTCAGTTCTGAAGAAAGAATTAGAGAAGCAAGAAGTGAAGCTTTTATTGTAAAAGATCACCGCGGAGAAT TGTATAAGAAGCACTACCCTCCATCCTTTGGTGATGAAGTATGGCGTCTGGAAAAGATTGGAAAAGATGGTTCCTTTCATAATCGGCTTGCTGCTCATGGAATTAAAACGGTGCAGGATTTTCTGCGGTATCTGATAACTGACCAATCCTTTCTACGCAGT ATTTTTGGCAATGGGATGTCAAACAAGACCTGGGATACAATTGTTGATCATGCGAAAACTTGTGTTTTAGATAATAAGCTGTACATGTATTGTGATGGTGGGAAACGGGTTGGGCTTCTGTTCAATTCCATTTACAATGTTCTTGGGATAATATTTGATGGCCACAGCTATCAGCCGCTGGATGACCTCACCGCATCTCAGATG ATTTGTGTGGAGCGTTTGAAGCAGCATGCTTACAGAAACATGAAGGAGATGATTGAGATTGATGGACCTTTGAATGATGGAAATCTGAGGCAGTTGCCTGTGCCACCAGCTGCCTCCTTGCAAGGATCAAGCCAGGCTTTGCAGCATCCCGACTTCCCAATCATTCTTCAAG AGCAACTCCCAATGCAACCAGGCTTCAATTCTTTGACAAACATATCAGCATCTGTTATGGAAGGTCATGGTGAATTGGAAGAAACTGCTGTGACTCAAGGTCATCATTCGGTGCAAGTATGCACACCAATCCAAAGGAACAGCTTTAACATGAATGATTCTTGCATTGGACCTTATGTGAAGGATGGAAACGAGTGGGCTCCAGGCGGGCCTTTGGTACCTGCTGTCTCTGCTGGACATCTAGCAGGTGATGACATTTCTCAGGTTCAGTGGCAGGGTTTATTTCCAGTTGACACATCATGGGGGCAGGGGAATGGAATGTTTGTGGACTCAAGTGAGGAAGCAAATATGGGCTTACTTTCTTCTCTGCCTGATTTAAGTGTACAAATTCCTAGGACTTGTAAGCCAAACATGGGATGGTTTAAGCTTAGGGCAGCTATTAAGTGGGGAATATCAGTTCGAAGGGATGTTGCTGCGAGAAGGAGGGCAAGTCTTCCACAGTTTTATCAGTATTGTTAA
- the LOC122089059 gene encoding calmodulin-binding protein 60 D-like isoform X4 yields MVPKRYLHEENDGLDVQVQESKRCHTLSTVVRELMQGLSMQEFYAKLEPFLRNVVREEVERVILPYIQSSPRPSINQIEASGSRGWQLHFIGTLPSTFFTNSKIEAENGTPIRIVICDASSKSFITSGPLSSVKVDIVVLDGDFGEQEDWTAEQFHASVICEREDNSSWIRSRKFRLGARVNRSFSSEERIREARSEAFIVKDHRGELYKKHYPPSFGDEVWRLEKIGKDGSFHNRLAAHGIKTVQDFLRYLITDQSFLRSIFGNGMSNKTWDTIVDHAKTCVLDNKLYMYCDGGKRVGLLFNSIYNVLGIIFDGHSYQPLDDLTASQMICVERLKQHAYRNMKEMIEIDGPLNDGNLRQLPVPPAASLQGSSQALQHPDFPIILQEQLPMQPGFNSLTNISASVMEGHGELEETAVTQGHHSVQVCTPIQRNSFNMNDSCIGPYVKDGNEWAPGGPLVPAVSAGHLAGDDISQVQWQGLFPVDTSWGQGNGMFVDSSEEANMGLLSSLPDLSVQIPRTCKPNMGWFKLRAAIKWGISVRRDVAARRRASLPQFYQYC; encoded by the exons ATGGTACCCAAAAGGTATCTTCACGAGGAGAATGATGGTTTAGACGTTCAAGTTCAGGAATCAAAGCGTTGTCATACACTATCAAC TGTTGTGAGAGAGCTGATGCAAGGATTGTCCATGCAAGAATTCTATGCAAAGTTGGAACCTTTTCTGAGAAATGTG GTGCGAGAGGAGGTGGAACGTGTAATTTTACCCTATATCCAATCTTCCCCCAG ACCTTCCATTAACCAGATTGAGGCATCTGGATCAAGAGGCTGGCAGTTGCATTTTATTGGTACGTTGCCCAGTACGTTTTTCACAAACAGCAAAATAGAAGCTGAGAATGGTACACCCATTCGAATAGTTATTTGTGATGCTAGTTCCAAGAGTTTTATCACATCCGGTCCTTTATCATCAGTAAAGGTAGATATTGTTGTCCTTGACGGTGATTTTGGCGAACAAGAAGATTGGACTGCGGAGCAATTTCATGCAAGTGTCATATGTGAAAGAGAAG ATAACTCCAGTTGGATACGAAGTCGAAAATTTAGATTAGGAGCTAGAGTTAACCGAAGTTTCAGTTCTGAAGAAAGAATTAGAGAAGCAAGAAGTGAAGCTTTTATTGTAAAAGATCACCGCGGAGAAT TGTATAAGAAGCACTACCCTCCATCCTTTGGTGATGAAGTATGGCGTCTGGAAAAGATTGGAAAAGATGGTTCCTTTCATAATCGGCTTGCTGCTCATGGAATTAAAACGGTGCAGGATTTTCTGCGGTATCTGATAACTGACCAATCCTTTCTACGCAGT ATTTTTGGCAATGGGATGTCAAACAAGACCTGGGATACAATTGTTGATCATGCGAAAACTTGTGTTTTAGATAATAAGCTGTACATGTATTGTGATGGTGGGAAACGGGTTGGGCTTCTGTTCAATTCCATTTACAATGTTCTTGGGATAATATTTGATGGCCACAGCTATCAGCCGCTGGATGACCTCACCGCATCTCAGATG ATTTGTGTGGAGCGTTTGAAGCAGCATGCTTACAGAAACATGAAGGAGATGATTGAGATTGATGGACCTTTGAATGATGGAAATCTGAGGCAGTTGCCTGTGCCACCAGCTGCCTCCTTGCAAGGATCAAGCCAGGCTTTGCAGCATCCCGACTTCCCAATCATTCTTCAAG AGCAACTCCCAATGCAACCAGGCTTCAATTCTTTGACAAACATATCAGCATCTGTTATGGAAGGTCATGGTGAATTGGAAGAAACTGCTGTGACTCAAGGTCATCATTCGGTGCAAGTATGCACACCAATCCAAAGGAACAGCTTTAACATGAATGATTCTTGCATTGGACCTTATGTGAAGGATGGAAACGAGTGGGCTCCAGGCGGGCCTTTGGTACCTGCTGTCTCTGCTGGACATCTAGCAGGTGATGACATTTCTCAGGTTCAGTGGCAGGGTTTATTTCCAGTTGACACATCATGGGGGCAGGGGAATGGAATGTTTGTGGACTCAAGTGAGGAAGCAAATATGGGCTTACTTTCTTCTCTGCCTGATTTAAGTGTACAAATTCCTAGGACTTGTAAGCCAAACATGGGATGGTTTAAGCTTAGGGCAGCTATTAAGTGGGGAATATCAGTTCGAAGGGATGTTGCTGCGAGAAGGAGGGCAAGTCTTCCACAGTTTTATCAGTATTGTTAA
- the LOC122089059 gene encoding calmodulin-binding protein 60 D-like isoform X1, whose translation MVPKRYLHEENDGLDVQVQESKRCHTLSTVVRELMQGLSMQEFYAKLEPFLRNVVREEVERVILPYIQSSPRPSINQIEASGSRGWQLHFIGTLPSTFFTNSKIEAENGTPIRIVICDASSKSFITSGPLSSVKVDIVVLDGDFGEQEDWTAEQFHASVICEREGKRPLLTGNLVVTLRGGEGYLGDIAFTDNSSWIRSRKFRLGARVNRSFSSEERIREARSEAFIVKDHRGELYKKHYPPSFGDEVWRLEKIGKDGSFHNRLAAHGIKTVQDFLRYLITDQSFLRSIFGNGMSNKTWDTIVDHAKTCVLDNKLYMYCDGGKRVGLLFNSIYNVLGIIFDGHSYQPLDDLTASQMICVERLKQHAYRNMKEMIEIDGPLNDGNLRQLPVPPAASLQGSSQALQHPDFPIILQEQLPMQPGFNSLTNISASVMEGHGELEETAVTQGHHSVQVCTPIQRNSFNMNDSCIGPYVKDGNEWAPGGPLVPAVSAGHLAGDDISQVQWQGLFPVDTSWGQGNGMFVDSSEEANMGLLSSLPDLSVQIPRTCKPNMGWFKLRAAIKWGISVRRDVAARRRASLPQFYQYC comes from the exons ATGGTACCCAAAAGGTATCTTCACGAGGAGAATGATGGTTTAGACGTTCAAGTTCAGGAATCAAAGCGTTGTCATACACTATCAAC TGTTGTGAGAGAGCTGATGCAAGGATTGTCCATGCAAGAATTCTATGCAAAGTTGGAACCTTTTCTGAGAAATGTG GTGCGAGAGGAGGTGGAACGTGTAATTTTACCCTATATCCAATCTTCCCCCAG ACCTTCCATTAACCAGATTGAGGCATCTGGATCAAGAGGCTGGCAGTTGCATTTTATTGGTACGTTGCCCAGTACGTTTTTCACAAACAGCAAAATAGAAGCTGAGAATGGTACACCCATTCGAATAGTTATTTGTGATGCTAGTTCCAAGAGTTTTATCACATCCGGTCCTTTATCATCAGTAAAGGTAGATATTGTTGTCCTTGACGGTGATTTTGGCGAACAAGAAGATTGGACTGCGGAGCAATTTCATGCAAGTGTCATATGTGAAAGAGAAGGTAAACGACCATTGCTGACGGGGAATCTAGTAGTTACACTGAGAGGTGGAGAAGGTTATCTTGGTGACATTGCTTTTACAGATAACTCCAGTTGGATACGAAGTCGAAAATTTAGATTAGGAGCTAGAGTTAACCGAAGTTTCAGTTCTGAAGAAAGAATTAGAGAAGCAAGAAGTGAAGCTTTTATTGTAAAAGATCACCGCGGAGAAT TGTATAAGAAGCACTACCCTCCATCCTTTGGTGATGAAGTATGGCGTCTGGAAAAGATTGGAAAAGATGGTTCCTTTCATAATCGGCTTGCTGCTCATGGAATTAAAACGGTGCAGGATTTTCTGCGGTATCTGATAACTGACCAATCCTTTCTACGCAGT ATTTTTGGCAATGGGATGTCAAACAAGACCTGGGATACAATTGTTGATCATGCGAAAACTTGTGTTTTAGATAATAAGCTGTACATGTATTGTGATGGTGGGAAACGGGTTGGGCTTCTGTTCAATTCCATTTACAATGTTCTTGGGATAATATTTGATGGCCACAGCTATCAGCCGCTGGATGACCTCACCGCATCTCAGATG ATTTGTGTGGAGCGTTTGAAGCAGCATGCTTACAGAAACATGAAGGAGATGATTGAGATTGATGGACCTTTGAATGATGGAAATCTGAGGCAGTTGCCTGTGCCACCAGCTGCCTCCTTGCAAGGATCAAGCCAGGCTTTGCAGCATCCCGACTTCCCAATCATTCTTCAAG AGCAACTCCCAATGCAACCAGGCTTCAATTCTTTGACAAACATATCAGCATCTGTTATGGAAGGTCATGGTGAATTGGAAGAAACTGCTGTGACTCAAGGTCATCATTCGGTGCAAGTATGCACACCAATCCAAAGGAACAGCTTTAACATGAATGATTCTTGCATTGGACCTTATGTGAAGGATGGAAACGAGTGGGCTCCAGGCGGGCCTTTGGTACCTGCTGTCTCTGCTGGACATCTAGCAGGTGATGACATTTCTCAGGTTCAGTGGCAGGGTTTATTTCCAGTTGACACATCATGGGGGCAGGGGAATGGAATGTTTGTGGACTCAAGTGAGGAAGCAAATATGGGCTTACTTTCTTCTCTGCCTGATTTAAGTGTACAAATTCCTAGGACTTGTAAGCCAAACATGGGATGGTTTAAGCTTAGGGCAGCTATTAAGTGGGGAATATCAGTTCGAAGGGATGTTGCTGCGAGAAGGAGGGCAAGTCTTCCACAGTTTTATCAGTATTGTTAA